CAGTTCTCTCCATGAAGAAACAGGTCCTGATAGATCGGGATGTCCCTAATGATTAGAGGTTTACCACAGCTTGCCGCCTCAAACAACACATTTCCGTAGCTCTCAGCGTACGTGGGGAAGAAGAACACGTCACTTGCTGAGTAGGCGTCAGGCATCTGGGCAAAGGGGAGATGACCCATGAAAACCGCATTACTGGAGACGCCGTTGAGGTCCGCCTTCTGAAGAAATGACTCTGAGGATCCCACCCAGAGGAATTTCACTCCTTCCTTCTCCAATGCCCTCGCTACCTCTATGAACGTTCTGACACCCTTCCTGGGGAGCGTCAGCCCCACGCTAAGAACGATGAAGTCGTCTTCTTCGAAACCGTGCTTGTCCCTGAACCTTCTTCTTCCTTCTTCTGAGTTCCTGAAGACGCTTCGATTGACGCCATTGGGCACGACTTCCATGCGGGGTTTTATTCCTTCCTTGACGAGGACCTCCCTAACGTAGGGAGTGGCACAGACCACAACATCTGCCAGACCGTAAAGGAACCTGGAATACCATCTGAACGGACGGTAAAGAAGGTCGCCGATGACAATTCCGCCCTTGAGGAGTTCCGGTATGTGTCTAGCATGGATAACCACCGGTTTCCTGCCCCGGGTCTTACTGGCCAAGAGGTACGAGGCGAAGAGAGGATTGTGGATATGCAAGATGTCGAAGCCGTCTTTGGGCTGATTGATCAGGACTTCGTAACCCAGCTTTCTCAATTCCCGCGAGACTTGAGGAACACTCGTGGCCATTCCTCCACCGTTTTTGAAGCCCATCCAGTACTTGACCCAATTCAGTCCAGTGATCATGGAGATTCTAGCCCTGGGCGTTGAAATCATCTCCACTCTTCTGGCCGAAACTGGACTCTCGAATGACGATGTTGGCTGTGAAGAGGAATCGATAGCCACATCCTACCCTCCCCAAGGGGCACCATGGAGGTATACTCCTCGATATAAATGCATATCATGGGAATATAAAAGCGTTTCTGGGTTTCCATTGCTACGGGAGTCAAGGATGCCAAGGGAAACAGAAAGGGGATCAACATCCCGAGACTCGAGCACCTTCCCAGTGTACCCATTCTCGTCGAAATACGTCGGTTTCCAATATGATGTGCGACGATTTCCACACGAAATCCTCTCACGGGAACGCAACAACTATATCGCCGGAACCCGCTCAGCTACGTGGTCGTGGAGGATGAAGACCCGCCTGGTAGTGCTACTGCTGTTGTCAATGTCCAT
The nucleotide sequence above comes from Candidatus Thermoplasmatota archaeon. Encoded proteins:
- a CDS encoding glycosyltransferase, translating into MAIDSSSQPTSSFESPVSARRVEMISTPRARISMITGLNWVKYWMGFKNGGGMATSVPQVSRELRKLGYEVLINQPKDGFDILHIHNPLFASYLLASKTRGRKPVVIHARHIPELLKGGIVIGDLLYRPFRWYSRFLYGLADVVVCATPYVREVLVKEGIKPRMEVVPNGVNRSVFRNSEEGRRRFRDKHGFEEDDFIVLSVGLTLPRKGVRTFIEVARALEKEGVKFLWVGSSESFLQKADLNGVSSNAVFMGHLPFAQMPDAYSASDVFFFPTYAESYGNVLFEAASCGKPLIIRDIPIYQDLFLHGENCLKGSSDKDFTSRVADILKDDRLRRDLEKGSLRTAEEHDMGRCAVELARVYEGLLC